Proteins encoded in a region of the Orcinus orca chromosome 8, mOrcOrc1.1, whole genome shotgun sequence genome:
- the MUS81 gene encoding crossover junction endonuclease MUS81 isoform X2: MAAPVRLGRKRPLPVCANPLFVRWLTEWRDEAASRGRRTQFVFQKALRSLRRYPLPLHSGKEAKILQHFGDGLCRMLDRRLQQHKASGDHAPCSPPGAKSPARERPAKVQDPYMPGPTQLKAGGSGKYWPARHSGARAVLLLLYREHLNPSSHGFLTKDELLQRCAQKAPRVAPGSARPWPALRSLLHRNLVLRTQQPARYSLTPEGLELAQKLAESEGLSLLSVGSGPEEPPGEEPAVPGAASAELGASEGNVQQPPLELGPGEYRVLLCVDVGETKGAGSRPELLRELQRLHVTHTVRKLHVGDFVWVAQETSPRDPARPGELVLDQIVERKRLDDLCSSIIDGRFREQKFRLKRCGLGRRVYLVEEHGSVRNLSLPEGTLLQAVTNTQVIDGFFVKRTADIKESAAYLALLTRGLQRLYQGHTLHSRPWGTQGDPESRAGPSPNPLCSLLTFNDFNAGAIKNKAQSVREVFARQLMQVRGVSGEKAAALVDQYSTPASLLAAYDACATPKEKEMLLSTIKCGPLQRNLGPALSRTLSQLYCSHGPLT, encoded by the exons ATGGCAGCGCCGGTCCGCCTGGGCCGGAAACGACCGCTGCCCGTTTGCGCCAACCCGCTCTTCGTACGCTGGCTGACCGAGTGGCGGGACGAGGCAGCCAGCAGAGGGCGCCGCACGCAATTCGTGTTTCAGAAG GCACTGCGCTCCCTACGGCGGTACCCACTGCCCCTGCACAGCGGCAAGGAAGCTAAGATCCTACAGCACTTCGGAGACGGGCTCTGCCGGATGCTGGACCGGCGGCTGCAGCAGCACAAGGCATCAG GTGACCACGCCCCATGTTCACCACCTGGAGCGAAGAGTCCAGCCCGGGAAAGGCCTGCCAAAGTCCAGGATCCTTACATGCCA GGTCCAACCCAGCTCAAAGCAGGAGGCTCTGGCAAGTATTGGCCAGCTCGGCACTCGGGAGCTCGAGCAGTACTGCTGCTGCTGTACCGGGAACACCTG AATCCTAGCAGCCACGGCTTCCTAACCAAGGATGAGCTGCTGCAGAGGTGTGCCCAGAAGGCTCCAAGG GTGGCCCCTGGAAGTGCTCGGCCCTGGCCAGCCCTCCGCTCCCTCCTCCACAGGAATCTCGTCCTCAGGACGCAGCAGCCAGCTAG GTACTCACTGACCCCAGAGGGTCTGGAGCTGGCCCAGAAGCTGGCTGAGTCGGAGGGCCTGAGCTTGCTGAGTGTGGGCAGCGGGCCAGAGGAGCCCCCTGGGGAGGAGCCTGCGGTGCCAGGAGCGGCCTCAGCTGAGCt TGGCGCCAGCGAAGGGAACGTCCAACAGCCACCGCTGGAGCTGGGGCCTGGAGAGTACAGGGTGCTGTTGTGCGTGGACGTTGGCGAGACCAAGGG GGCGGGATCCAGGCCAGAGCTGCTCCGAGAGCTGCAGCGGCTGCACGTGACCCACACGGTGCGCAAGCTGCACGTCGGGGACTTCGTGTGGGTGGCCCAAGAGACCAGTCCCAGAGACCCGG CACGACCTGGAGAACTAGTCCTGGACCAAATCGTGGAAAGAAAGCGGCTGGATGACCTGTGCAGCAGCATCATCGACGGCCGCTTCCGGGAGCAAAAG TTCCGGCTGAAGCGCTGCGGCCTGGGCCGTCGAGTATACCTGGTGGAAGAGCATGGCTCAGTGCGTAACCTCAGCCTTCCCGAGGGCACGCTGCTGCAGGCTGTCACCAACACTCAG GTCATCGATGGCTTCTTTGTGAAACGCACAGCAGATATTAAGGAGTCAGCAGCCTACCTGGCCCTGTTGACAAGGGGCCTGCAGAGACTCTACCAG GGCCACACCCTCCACAGTCGCCCCTGGGGAACCCAAGGGGACCCTGAATCAAGGGCTGGGCCCTCCCCAAACCCTCTCTGCTCACTCCTCACCTTCAACGACTTCAACGCCGGAGCCATCAAGAACAAG GCCCAGTCTGTGCGGGAGGTGTTTGCCAGGCAGCTGATGCAGGTGCGCGGAGTGAGCGGGGAGAAGGCGGCAGCCCTGGTAGATCAGTACAGCACCCCTGCCAG ccTGTTGGCTGCCTATGACGCCTGTGCCACGCCgaaggaaaaggaaatgctgCTGAGCACCATCAAGTGCGGACCCCTGCAGAG GAATCTGGGGCCAGCTCTGAGCAGGACCTTGTCACAGCTTTACTGCAGCCACGGCCCCCTGACCTGA
- the MUS81 gene encoding crossover junction endonuclease MUS81 isoform X3, whose protein sequence is MAAPVRLGRKRPLPVCANPLFVRWLTEWRDEAASRGRRTQFVFQKALRSLRRYPLPLHSGKEAKILQHFGDGLCRMLDRRLQQHKASGDHAPCSPPGAKSPARERPAKVQDPYMPGPTQLKAGGSGKYWPARHSGARAVLLLLYREHLNPSSHGFLTKDELLQRCAQKAPRVAPGSARPWPALRSLLHRNLVLRTQQPASSGASEGNVQQPPLELGPGEYRVLLCVDVGETKGAGSRPELLRELQRLHVTHTVRKLHVGDFVWVAQETSPRDPARPGELVLDQIVERKRLDDLCSSIIDGRFREQKFRLKRCGLGRRVYLVEEHGSVRNLSLPEGTLLQAVTNTQVIDGFFVKRTADIKESAAYLALLTRGLQRLYQGHTLHSRPWGTQGDPESRAGPSPNPLCSLLTFNDFNAGAIKNKAQSVREVFARQLMQVRGVSGEKAAALVDQYSTPASLLAAYDACATPKEKEMLLSTIKCGPLQRNLGPALSRTLSQLYCSHGPLT, encoded by the exons ATGGCAGCGCCGGTCCGCCTGGGCCGGAAACGACCGCTGCCCGTTTGCGCCAACCCGCTCTTCGTACGCTGGCTGACCGAGTGGCGGGACGAGGCAGCCAGCAGAGGGCGCCGCACGCAATTCGTGTTTCAGAAG GCACTGCGCTCCCTACGGCGGTACCCACTGCCCCTGCACAGCGGCAAGGAAGCTAAGATCCTACAGCACTTCGGAGACGGGCTCTGCCGGATGCTGGACCGGCGGCTGCAGCAGCACAAGGCATCAG GTGACCACGCCCCATGTTCACCACCTGGAGCGAAGAGTCCAGCCCGGGAAAGGCCTGCCAAAGTCCAGGATCCTTACATGCCA GGTCCAACCCAGCTCAAAGCAGGAGGCTCTGGCAAGTATTGGCCAGCTCGGCACTCGGGAGCTCGAGCAGTACTGCTGCTGCTGTACCGGGAACACCTG AATCCTAGCAGCCACGGCTTCCTAACCAAGGATGAGCTGCTGCAGAGGTGTGCCCAGAAGGCTCCAAGG GTGGCCCCTGGAAGTGCTCGGCCCTGGCCAGCCCTCCGCTCCCTCCTCCACAGGAATCTCGTCCTCAGGACGCAGCAGCCAGCTAG TAGTGGCGCCAGCGAAGGGAACGTCCAACAGCCACCGCTGGAGCTGGGGCCTGGAGAGTACAGGGTGCTGTTGTGCGTGGACGTTGGCGAGACCAAGGG GGCGGGATCCAGGCCAGAGCTGCTCCGAGAGCTGCAGCGGCTGCACGTGACCCACACGGTGCGCAAGCTGCACGTCGGGGACTTCGTGTGGGTGGCCCAAGAGACCAGTCCCAGAGACCCGG CACGACCTGGAGAACTAGTCCTGGACCAAATCGTGGAAAGAAAGCGGCTGGATGACCTGTGCAGCAGCATCATCGACGGCCGCTTCCGGGAGCAAAAG TTCCGGCTGAAGCGCTGCGGCCTGGGCCGTCGAGTATACCTGGTGGAAGAGCATGGCTCAGTGCGTAACCTCAGCCTTCCCGAGGGCACGCTGCTGCAGGCTGTCACCAACACTCAG GTCATCGATGGCTTCTTTGTGAAACGCACAGCAGATATTAAGGAGTCAGCAGCCTACCTGGCCCTGTTGACAAGGGGCCTGCAGAGACTCTACCAG GGCCACACCCTCCACAGTCGCCCCTGGGGAACCCAAGGGGACCCTGAATCAAGGGCTGGGCCCTCCCCAAACCCTCTCTGCTCACTCCTCACCTTCAACGACTTCAACGCCGGAGCCATCAAGAACAAG GCCCAGTCTGTGCGGGAGGTGTTTGCCAGGCAGCTGATGCAGGTGCGCGGAGTGAGCGGGGAGAAGGCGGCAGCCCTGGTAGATCAGTACAGCACCCCTGCCAG ccTGTTGGCTGCCTATGACGCCTGTGCCACGCCgaaggaaaaggaaatgctgCTGAGCACCATCAAGTGCGGACCCCTGCAGAG GAATCTGGGGCCAGCTCTGAGCAGGACCTTGTCACAGCTTTACTGCAGCCACGGCCCCCTGACCTGA
- the MUS81 gene encoding crossover junction endonuclease MUS81 isoform X1, which produces MAAPVRLGRKRPLPVCANPLFVRWLTEWRDEAASRGRRTQFVFQKALRSLRRYPLPLHSGKEAKILQHFGDGLCRMLDRRLQQHKASGDHAPCSPPGAKSPARERPAKVQDPYMPGPTQLKAGGSGKYWPARHSGARAVLLLLYREHLNPSSHGFLTKDELLQRCAQKAPRVAPGSARPWPALRSLLHRNLVLRTQQPARYSLTPEGLELAQKLAESEGLSLLSVGSGPEEPPGEEPAVPGAASAELSGASEGNVQQPPLELGPGEYRVLLCVDVGETKGAGSRPELLRELQRLHVTHTVRKLHVGDFVWVAQETSPRDPARPGELVLDQIVERKRLDDLCSSIIDGRFREQKFRLKRCGLGRRVYLVEEHGSVRNLSLPEGTLLQAVTNTQVIDGFFVKRTADIKESAAYLALLTRGLQRLYQGHTLHSRPWGTQGDPESRAGPSPNPLCSLLTFNDFNAGAIKNKAQSVREVFARQLMQVRGVSGEKAAALVDQYSTPASLLAAYDACATPKEKEMLLSTIKCGPLQRNLGPALSRTLSQLYCSHGPLT; this is translated from the exons ATGGCAGCGCCGGTCCGCCTGGGCCGGAAACGACCGCTGCCCGTTTGCGCCAACCCGCTCTTCGTACGCTGGCTGACCGAGTGGCGGGACGAGGCAGCCAGCAGAGGGCGCCGCACGCAATTCGTGTTTCAGAAG GCACTGCGCTCCCTACGGCGGTACCCACTGCCCCTGCACAGCGGCAAGGAAGCTAAGATCCTACAGCACTTCGGAGACGGGCTCTGCCGGATGCTGGACCGGCGGCTGCAGCAGCACAAGGCATCAG GTGACCACGCCCCATGTTCACCACCTGGAGCGAAGAGTCCAGCCCGGGAAAGGCCTGCCAAAGTCCAGGATCCTTACATGCCA GGTCCAACCCAGCTCAAAGCAGGAGGCTCTGGCAAGTATTGGCCAGCTCGGCACTCGGGAGCTCGAGCAGTACTGCTGCTGCTGTACCGGGAACACCTG AATCCTAGCAGCCACGGCTTCCTAACCAAGGATGAGCTGCTGCAGAGGTGTGCCCAGAAGGCTCCAAGG GTGGCCCCTGGAAGTGCTCGGCCCTGGCCAGCCCTCCGCTCCCTCCTCCACAGGAATCTCGTCCTCAGGACGCAGCAGCCAGCTAG GTACTCACTGACCCCAGAGGGTCTGGAGCTGGCCCAGAAGCTGGCTGAGTCGGAGGGCCTGAGCTTGCTGAGTGTGGGCAGCGGGCCAGAGGAGCCCCCTGGGGAGGAGCCTGCGGTGCCAGGAGCGGCCTCAGCTGAGCt TAGTGGCGCCAGCGAAGGGAACGTCCAACAGCCACCGCTGGAGCTGGGGCCTGGAGAGTACAGGGTGCTGTTGTGCGTGGACGTTGGCGAGACCAAGGG GGCGGGATCCAGGCCAGAGCTGCTCCGAGAGCTGCAGCGGCTGCACGTGACCCACACGGTGCGCAAGCTGCACGTCGGGGACTTCGTGTGGGTGGCCCAAGAGACCAGTCCCAGAGACCCGG CACGACCTGGAGAACTAGTCCTGGACCAAATCGTGGAAAGAAAGCGGCTGGATGACCTGTGCAGCAGCATCATCGACGGCCGCTTCCGGGAGCAAAAG TTCCGGCTGAAGCGCTGCGGCCTGGGCCGTCGAGTATACCTGGTGGAAGAGCATGGCTCAGTGCGTAACCTCAGCCTTCCCGAGGGCACGCTGCTGCAGGCTGTCACCAACACTCAG GTCATCGATGGCTTCTTTGTGAAACGCACAGCAGATATTAAGGAGTCAGCAGCCTACCTGGCCCTGTTGACAAGGGGCCTGCAGAGACTCTACCAG GGCCACACCCTCCACAGTCGCCCCTGGGGAACCCAAGGGGACCCTGAATCAAGGGCTGGGCCCTCCCCAAACCCTCTCTGCTCACTCCTCACCTTCAACGACTTCAACGCCGGAGCCATCAAGAACAAG GCCCAGTCTGTGCGGGAGGTGTTTGCCAGGCAGCTGATGCAGGTGCGCGGAGTGAGCGGGGAGAAGGCGGCAGCCCTGGTAGATCAGTACAGCACCCCTGCCAG ccTGTTGGCTGCCTATGACGCCTGTGCCACGCCgaaggaaaaggaaatgctgCTGAGCACCATCAAGTGCGGACCCCTGCAGAG GAATCTGGGGCCAGCTCTGAGCAGGACCTTGTCACAGCTTTACTGCAGCCACGGCCCCCTGACCTGA
- the CFL1 gene encoding cofilin-1, protein MASGVAVSDGVIKVFNDMKVRKSSTPEEVKKRKKAVLFCLSEDKKNIILEEGKEILVGDVGQTVDDPYTTFVKMLPDKDCRYALYDATYETKESKKEDLVFIFWAPECAPLKSKMIYASSKDAIKKKLTGIKHELQANCYEEVKDRCTLAEKLGGSAVISLEGKPL, encoded by the exons ATG GCCTCTGGCGTGGCTGTCTCTGATGGGGTCATCAAAGTGTTCAACGACATGAAGGTGCGTAAGTCGTCGACACCAGAGGAGGTGAAGAAGCGCAAGAAGGCGGTGCTCTTCTGCCTGAGCGAGGACAAGAAGAACATCATCTTGGAGGAGGGCAAGGAGATCCTGGTAGGTGATGTGGGCCAGACTGTAGACGACCCCTACACCACCTTTGTCAAGATGCTGCCAGACAAGGACTGCCGCTACGCCCTCTATGACGCAACCTATGAGACCAAGGAGAGCAAGAAGGAGGACCTGGTGTTCATCTTCTG GGCCCCTGAGTGTGCACCCCTTAAGAGCAAAATGATCTACGCCAGCTCCAAGGACGCCATCAAGAAGAAGCTGACGG GGATCAAGCATGAATTGCAAGCAAACTGCTATGAGGAGGTCAAGGACCGCTGCACCCTGGCAGAGAAGCTGGGGGGCAGCGCCGTCATCTCTCTGGAGGGCAAGCCTTTGTGa